A window of Macrotis lagotis isolate mMagLag1 chromosome 1, bilby.v1.9.chrom.fasta, whole genome shotgun sequence genomic DNA:
CAGCCAGCCCTAGCGGCAGGGGGCTTGCAGATCCTTCTGTCTCTCAGTCTGCCATCCCAGGACCTGAAAATCACCCCAGGAACCAGGCAGTTGCAGAGGAGGGGCCAGCTCTTGAGGTGTCCCCTAAGTTTTTCCTCATGAGTGTTTTTGCTCTGCTCTCTTCTTCAGCTGATGACACAGAGATCTCCTTTGACCCTGAAAACCTCATCACAGGAATTGAAGTGATCGACGAGGGCTGGTGGCGTGGCTACGGCCCCGACGGCCACTTTGGCATGTTTCCTGCCAACTATGTGGAGCTTATTGAGTGAGGGCTTCCCAGCACTGGGGTTCTGGGTTTTTCAGGTCATTCCTTCCCTCACTGATGCAGCTTGTTACTTGCCCTGGAGGTTGGGGGCTAGGGTGGCCCTGCTGCTTGCCTGAGACCCATTGGGCTGGGGGGAGTGGGAGGCCTGTGAACCCCCACCCctgcaagacttttttttttcctaaagtggTGAAGGACCCTTTTCAGTGCTTTTCCAGGCTTTGGGGGTCCCTTCTGCTGGCCTCTAAGTTTGTCTCCTCAATCACAGCAATAACCTGGTGATTCCACACCCTCAGAGGGATGCCTGGGCCCTTCTGATCTGCCAGTGTTCCCTAAACTTCTAGCCTGTTGGTGATTAAGCAAagcccccttccccttcccagcCTCAGCCTTCCTGGCTTTGTAGGCACCGGGGAGCCCTGGGGAGATTGGACTCCACGGGGCACAACCGCATCTGGGCCCCTCTTCATTCTCCTCTTGCTTTGAAGGGGTGATGGCTGCAGCGCTTACTAGAGACCTTTGGGTTGAATGAATTGAgggagtatttttatttttgtatgtgacCAAAACCAGCCTGGGTTACCATGGTTTGGAGGCAGATTGGGATTTTGTTttgggcttgttttttttttcccatctgccACTCTCTCCATTCCACTCCTATTCCCTTGGCCCCAGTGTGTGTGGGCCGGGGCTGATGACCTGCACGATGGAGCACACGCATTAGACGTGTGACAGTGTCTGCAAACATGATGCGCCCTTCAATGTGATTATGTCTCTGTGTCTTGTCCCAAGGACCTCTTCTCCAGGGAAGCTCTGGCTGCTCTCCTCTCCCTATTAGCTTTTTGTAACAATGCTGGGGTCCCTGCTAGGGAAAGGGAGCAGTGGGATGGCCTGCATGAGGTTCTAGAACCACACCCTTGGGGGTGGGCACATCCCTGGGCACCCCTCAGATGGGGAGCAGAGTGTCACCACTTTTTGGGATCTTGCTGTATTCAGCTATCAGATGATAGAGGAGCCAACCAATCCCAAGGTGGGGGAGGGGTCCAGGGAGGGCTGGGTCAAAGAAGGGCAAGAGAATCATGAGCAGGGATGGTTTTAGTATGTAGGGATTTACCAGGAGCAGAATGGAGAGTTACATCTTAGCATCCTTTCTACCACCTAACTCCTGAGAGCCTTGTCCTCATGCACCAGCCTCCTAGTGCACAGGACTGTTCCACAAGTGTCATGGGTCAGACACCTGTCAGTCAACAGTGGAGTGGGTGAAGGTGACTTTATTGCACAGTTTGCTTCCAGGCTATTACTTGGCTTTGCCCTGGGCAGCCACAGCCTCCATGGCCTTCCGGACGGTTTCCTCATCCCCGAGGAACTGCATGGGCTTGATGGGCTTCAGGTGGTCATCTAGTTCATACACGATGGGGATTCCAGTGGGCAAGTTGAGTTCCATAATGGCCTCATCTGACATGCCTGTGAATAGCAGAAGAATCAACAGTGAGCCCAGTGCTTTGTCCTCAACTTCCTCCTGGAAATTGCCCAGGAAGTAGAACTGCGGGTCAAGTCAGGAGCAGTGATTGGGCCCCGTGGAGTGGGACAGTGATAACCTCCTTGGCATTCCAGTGACCTTTATAGCCTGGGCCAATTGGCCCTAAAGCAAATCCCTGCTCAACAGCAAATTCCAAAAAGTCAGTGAAGAAAGGTCATGCTGAAGGCTAGCACCAAGTACTACATGTGTTGGGGGCAGGGGTGACATGGGTCCTCGCTACCTGTGCAGCCCTCTCTGAGCTGGTCTGAAAATCCAGGAGAGGCCTCTTGCCTCTCCCTATGTGAGTCCCAGCAGTAGAGTTGGAGGggacatgaggaaactgagggggcTTGGAGCCCAGTTCAGAAGGGATGAGACTGGGAGGAGAGTGGCTTCTCCCCCGGCATGGGAAGGGCAAGAAACTGCTGGTGGAAACCTGACCCTATCTGGGCTCAGGCTCTCGTGGTGCCTGGAATAGCAACATGACCTTTAGCATCCTCCCCAGCTGTGGGCATCCCTTAGTGTGTTCAACTGGACACAGTTCTTGGGTGGAAAAATACAAGGTTGGAATCCCAAGACACCTGAAACTGTCAGGCATCAAGCACAAAATGTGCAGGATACTCATCCCCAGCCATAACCCCTTTTGAGTTTAGACCCTGGAAATACAAAACATCATCATGGCGGGGTGTCTCAGTGGTAAAGTCAAGAGTCAATCTTGGTCCCTGTGATGTCAAGTTAATGAATGGGATCTCCAGGCTAAGATATCCAAACACTCCATACAAAGGACAAGGGAATGAGAGGAAAAGCTCAGAAAAATGGAGATCAAGTGGGGCTGGAGTGTGGAAGGGCTTAGATGTGGGGTGAAGGCTAGAATGGCTATGAATCGGTGACCAAGCATACTGGAATTGTCCCTAGCCTTATTAACATGTTTATTGTTGCCTTTTGGTGACAGGAGCCTGAAGTTTGGGGAAATATGGGTTCCCTGCACAAACCTCCATAGGCTTAAGCACCAAGAGCACATTTTGACCAGGGTTCTTGTTCCAGCATTTTCCCTACCACACCCCTCTGGACACATTGGTGTGTGAAACAACTATTTGTATTGAAATGCCCCCAAGCTCCTTACCAGCGACTGGGACCTTTTTATAACTCTGGGCCTGAAATGTGGTACTCATTTGTTCAGAACCTGTGTTTCTCATCATCGAAAGCTTCAGGAATTGTTTCGTACAAGCTTCTTTGCTATCTGCCTCGTATTCCCAgagcaaaaaagaagcaattcacaCTATTTAACcatgaaaagttaaaaacatTAACTTGGGGTATTCTTCACTAGAAGGGTTCATTTCCCACTCCTCATAGTTGCTTCTGATTCTTTTAATAGTTTACCAACTCCAAGTGTAAAGGTGGCATGACAATTGCAGTCTTAGGGGTATTGATAGTGTAGTGCAGTTTGGCTGTTGGGAAGGATTTGCTGTGTTCATACACTATCCATAAAATTGCTTGCAGTGCATTTTCAGGAAACTAGCCAGATATATACACCTTACCTTCCGAAAGGCTTACTGGAATTCACCTGGTTAAGTTCTGAGTTACTATACACTGCTTTGCTGGGACCCCACTTTGGGTTCTCAGACACTTGGATTTGAACACAATAAGGAAAAAGGCCAACATGCCGCCTTATTTGCTCCATTCTGATGGTCCTAGGAGCAATGGGAAAGACTCATCTTGAGGTGTGGAACAAGAAACCTTGCTGGAGAAAGGAAAGCAACACTTCAGGGTACAAATAACTTGGAGAACAGAATGATCCTAAAAAACCCGAATTTCTAATGGCAGCATTGTTTCTCTATTTCCTCAACCTTTCACCAGAGTAACCACCCAAGTCTTTTCCTGTGCTGTTCTCggcatcttttttttcctttccttcagtgTCTTAGCTTATCAAAATTACCTTTTCAGTTCTTagtttgcttcatctataaagccTTATTGATTTGAAGTTGGAGGCAAGGAGCCTTCGTGGCTCTAGACTAGAGGGTTTCAGAGGTCTGTTTCCTGGGAGCTTATACCTGGAATTAGttgaaaaatttatgaaaagtGACAGCTGGAGAGTAGTGTTGCTTCACATTATTGTCCATCCCCACTGCTGTAGGGACAGAAGATTGTCATCTTCCTTTCGAAGTGCACTTACGGCTTATTGCTATTATAAGCTCCAGTCGGTCTTGCCTGCTGCCCCCTATGTTTTATTTGCCAAGTGAAGTCTTGAACTGGAATGCCAGTCTGTTAACCCCCtaaaagggttgtttttttttttggcccagAGGGTGAACGAACTACCCATGGATTTGTAAACTCATCGAATCAAAGGGAAGTGTGCATAAAGACCACAGCTGACCAGAGCTGGGGCTGCCCGCAGACTGGCCACAGGGTAACCTGAGCTGCCTTGATTTTGCCCTATCAGCTTTTCCTACAGCTCGCCAGCTGCTTCTATATTTCATCTGTTTTATTTGCGGGTTTAAAACCCCACCCTGCAAGAAGGACCACAAcccacttttttggggggggaggctgGAACATTTATGCCAGTCTCCAATTCTGACACGCCCATGGAATTCTTTGACTTTGAACTTGAAAATCCCCATCCTACTAATAGATGTCGCCACTCAGGAACCTCAGTTATCCCGCTTTGAATAAACTTAtttacctggggggggggggggcgaccAATAAGATTCCACCTGGaaggttttccatttttttcagaagtTGGCTGGAAGGGACTGAGAAGTCCTAAATCCATCACCGCTCATTTCCCAGGTGAGGAATCCAAGAAGCAAACAAAGCAGAGCTAcctcagagctctcactaaaatggcaaatcaaaatataccacctattgtttcaattaaaacttaaaagtgaGGTTCAACAGCCCTGATGGaggatttgcctgaggtcacacaagtATTAAAAGCACCAGACTGGACTCAACCAGGTGCTTTGATTCCAAGTGTAGCCCCCTTCTCAATGTACCACACTGCCTCAGAAGATGGTCCGTTTTAGCAGACCTTTAGACTTTGTCGCACATGTactgattacttttttttaagtgataaAACCCACCCAGCAGGGTGGCCATATTGACAAATCGGTGAAAGTCTTTTAAGTATTTAGAATGGATCAGATtagcatttcagaaaaaaaaggcaaaggtcATAGGACCCTAGATTTAGGGCTGGAATAAACACCTAAAGCCACCTCCTTCAGCTGGCTAGGGACTGGGGAAGCTGCTTTTTAGAGGATCCTCTAAGCCACAGGTCGTTTTTGTGCAATCCACTCCTCTCCTGCACCTATCTCAAACCCAGCGCCAAGAGCAGCAGCCGCCTCTGCCTACCTGTGGGTTTTTCcatctaaaaaatgagaaaattgtacTGTTTTGCTCAGTTACATAAACATTAGAGCTGGAGGACACCTGAGTTTGTAAGAGACCAAGAGAAGCTAGCTACAGCTAGGAATCAGGAGAGTCTCCTCCTTGGTCACCTACTTAAGAAGTGGCCTCCCCTTGTGGTCACTTGATGAATTGGCTGGACAACAGGATCCAGTCTGGCTTTGGCCCCCCATATCCTAACTGGGGAGGGGCCTGGTGGGGAgcatataagaaaatataattccTTGGGGGGTTGTGAATGGGAATCTCCTGGGAGTCCACCCAAGTCTCCTTGTCTTGAGATTTCTTTGCCTCTGGGTGGGGCTATGGAAATAAATGTCACCAAAGTTGCTTGcttgcttctcttcttccccaaagGTCATGGAGTAGGTGACAGCTGGACCCTGAGGCTCCTTGCTGAAGAGTTAGGGCAGGGCAAAACTGGTGTGCTCTGTCATCGTGAGCATCCCTACGTGAGGAACATGGGGGCACCGGAGAAGGCAATGGAGGGCTGTGGGGAACAGTCTGTTTTTAGTCCCTGCGCTGGATATATTTAGCAAGTGTGCCTGCCATTTAGGCTTCTCTTAGGTCTTTACCCTTCCCCACACGCCATcttaaatcctttttcttttcccaaacccCTCCTTGGGAACTAGTTACTGCCCAGTTTGGTGGTGGTCTGCAAATGGGTTCCATGAGGCAGGAAGTCTTGAGAAACCCAGGAAGGAAGACAATGAAAGGCCTACCTCCTGGTTTCCAGGCTGGCGGCCCCCAATCTGTTAAAGCAAAATAAACCGCCCATCCTACAGCTGGCCCTGCCACCCCCACCTCTCAAGCCAGACCACAACCTAATGTGCTCCCAAGGGGACCAGACTTCCTAGGCACTTGCTCCTTTTAGTCCCATTTAGGGGCTCTGGGGCAAACCAGGCTTTTGCAGTCTAGGGCACTAGATGCCTGTCCCTGGCTGCTGGTTTCTGATACCAGCAGCTGGTGCTTGCTTCAGTGACCAACCACCATCCAACCGACCTTCTGCTCTCCCCTCTTCTCAGGAGACTGGGTTCTGATCGTCATCTTTGAAGCTTTAGGTAGGGCCTAGAGGCAAGCTGTTCTTATTCCTTATTTACACCAACCACTCTGGGTCATTTCCATTTTGGTGTTACTGCCCTGTCCTCTTTCTTCCACGTATATGGACATGTccattgcttccctccccactcctctCGTGGAGGTGAGCTCAGCTCAGCTTGGGTGATGGTCACCGAAGGCTGGCCTGGGGGGACTAGTGACTGTTGGCTCTGGCAAAATCTTTATTGGAGTGTtgagaagagaaataaggaagcaGAGAGCCTCAGAATTCCGGAGCAAAGGAATGCTCACCCTAGGAGAAACTTGCAGGATTATTTAAGAATAGCCAGTATTTAGAAAGCATTGTAAAGTTTGCTTTATACTTTTCAAACTCACAATAATCATAGTATTTGTATGgactttgcaaagtgctttgcaaatatctctTGATCCATACATCCTCCCGGGGAGATGGCTCCTATTCTCTCcaatttattgatgaagaaactgagacaggagGAATTTAAGTGATGTCCCCAGAGTCCCAGCTAGATTGGtgctcagatcttcctaactgcaAGCTTGgcattctgtccactgtgtcatctagtctAAACCTCACATTTCACACAAGAGGAAGCGGGGCTTGTTCCAGTATGGAACATCTGCTGATAGAATTAGGGGATAAAACTGAATCCTAAGTCAGGGGTTTTCCCTCTATATCACTCCCTTAGGAGGCTAGGGTGTCCCAGCCTGAAGCGAAAGGGACTTTGGAGCCCAACCCCATCATTTCATAATTGGAGTCATCTCCCAGTCTAGTCAtccattctctccctccttgaGGGGGACCTTCCCTGAACCTTGAGGTCCCGGTTCGGCTGACTTAAGGAAAAGTGTCACAAGGAGTATTTAGCAGCAACAGGTGCTGATGACTCCTCTAGTCTGCTATGAACTTTTCGGTCTCCTAGCCAGGGCAGGAGCCCCATCAAGCTGGACTGTCTGAGAGGGGGAGACCCAAGTCCAGTTATCCCAACCCCCCTGTAACTGCTTATATGGGATCCTGGCTTTGGTGTATCACCCCAAAGCTAGCTGGTGCAGGTGAAGGCATTCCCCCCAGAGGGACACATTACATCCTGGCTAATCTCCAAGAGAGATCAAGAGAAATCTGGAAGACTGATTCAAAATTGAGGATTTGGAGCGGGGACTAAGTTCTCTGCATGGCCCTAGCTCTATGGCAGTGATCCTATTTGGGAGGGGGTGGCAATCAGATCAGAGCCCTGCACGGTTTGGGATGAGTGGAAATGGCAGGGGTACCATGGGATGCAGCCACAAGAGAGCTTACCTTCTAGGTGCTTGACTATGCCTCGTAAGCTGTTACCGTGGGCAGCAATGAGCACTCTCTTCCCTGCCTTGATCTGGGGAGCAATCTGCTCATTCCAGAAGGGCAGAGCCCGGGCAATGGTATCCTTCAGGCTTTCACAGGTGGGCAGCTCCCCAGGTTTCAGACCAGCATAGCGCCGCGCCTGTCAAGGGCAGTAGAGATGATGCCCAGTGTGGATCTCTAACCAGGGACCgatgttttcttttcccaaaccATTCTCCACCCTACCTCATGCTCCagccctccctccattccctggACCAGAGGAAGTCCATGTATTCCCCCCCTCACCTTGCTGATGACTGCATGGTAAGGGTGTGCCTCATCCATGGGTGGGGGTGGGATGTCAAAGGAACGTCTCCAGATCTTGACCTGTGCCTCCCCGTGCTTGGCAGCTGTCTCTGCTTTGTTGAGGCCCGTGAGACCCCCATAGTGACGCTCGTTCAGGCGCCAAGTCCGCACCACAGGTACCCACATCTGGTCCACACCATCCAGGATGAACCAGAGGGTGCGGATGGCCCGCTTCAACACTGAGGTGTAGCAGATGTCAAACTCCAGGCCAGCTTCCTTGATGGCCTGGGCCCCACGTTTGGCCTCTTCCATCCCCTTCTCGCTCAGTTCTGCGTCGAACCAGCCACAGAAACGGTTTTCCTGGTTCCAGGTGCTCTCGCCATGGCGGACAATCACCAGTCGGTGGGTGGGCATGATGATGGCAGTGGCAGGCAGAACCGGGGGGGATGTGAGCAGCAGAGAAGACCCGGAACTGCAGCGGAGCACAGCCCATCGGCCAGGGGTTCCTGGCTTTATGATGCTCTGATgtcacccctcccccccaactaaTTGCCAGCTGGCATTCTGGACCCGAGGGAGGAGGATGGACTGTGGCAGGTGGTTCGTCGCCTTGTGGAAAGGCGGAGCCCCAGACTGGCAGAAGGGAGTCAACCTCAAAATAACTCTTGGCAGTCAACTCCAGGGACTGATTGTCCAAAATAAGTCCTGGGCTTGGTCTCTTGCCCAGGGACACTCTTAGCAGGGGCCAGGATCTGGGGACCTGGGGCCTGGTGCTGTGCGGCAGGATGATCCAAGTTTGGGCATAAAGATGAGAGGGGCCATCTGAGGGAATGATGGATCCCAGGGGGCCATCTTGTCTCCTACCCCCAGAGCCCTAAAGTGTTGGGGGAATGCCAGGAGGTCTGATCAAAGAGTAACTTAGGGGTTCTAGGTGTATCAAGCTTTCCAGGGCCGAAGCTGCTCACTTGGGACTGACATGTACCGTGATGGAAAGTAGTGTGAGCCTTCTAGGGGGTCTGGAAAAGCAGAGATCTCCCCCACCAGGGCACCCAGGAGGCTGGGTTGGGGAAGGGGTTCTGGAGAACACAGGTGGAGATGGATAAAGAGATGGTACTGTTACCATGGTAACTCCCagttgtgggggaggggtagtTGGAGTGAGAAGCCCCCCCTCCTTGGTTTGTAGAAAAGGGCCTTAGGTTTTGGAGATCTCACCTGCCTCAAAGCTCTGCCAGCTCAAATGGAAGAGCTTGAGGAGTTAGTACTTGAAAGCTGAATTTTGCCTCTCCCCTCCATGCCTCCCCCATTATGGCCAGTGGCCATgcctcagcagtctctcttttCTCATACTAGCCCTGGCCCAGTCCTACCAACCAGTCCTGCGCATGTGCTCCCTAAATCACtcggtgatctcatcagctcccatggagtTAATGACCCAATTTTGtgctgatgattcttaaatctattGATCCTGTCCCAGGTTCCCTTCTGATCTCCAACAGCTTTCCAGATAGCTTGAGCTGGATGTCCAATAGACACCTTATACTCAATATACCTGAGACAGAAGTCATTCTTTCCCTCTCAACCCTCTgcctggtttcctcatctgccttGTTACTGTAGAGGGTAACACCATCCTACCACTTCCCTCAGGCTTAGAACCCGGGTGTCATCCTGGCCTCCTTACTCTCTCACCTCCCTCATCCTCCATATCCCAAATGGCACCTTTGTAGCATCTCCAAATagtcctcctctctcctctgccTCTGACATCATCCTGCTGCAGGCCTGCAGCCCCTGGACTGATGTTAAAAGCTCTCCCAGAGGTGGGGGGCAGTCTGCCTACCTCCCTCCAGTTCCTCCCCACTTCAAAATCCATCCTCCGTTCAGTCACCAAAGGGATGTGGCTGACATGCAGGTGTGAGCAGATCACTCTCCTACTCAAACTCCAGTGCCTCCCTATTACTTtggaaatcaaatataaaatcctttggcaTTCGTAACCCTCCAACCTACACTTGTTCTGAAAATAGGGAGGAGAGAGCACCAAGGAGACAACTGATGGGTggcaaagctgggatttgaacccagaactccCTGACTGAAGCCAGCCATCCTCCACACCTTTCTAATCCTTTCTTACATGTGAAaatcatcccattcccattctttCCCACTTGGGTTGCAAGCTCTTTGAAGGTATGAATCTTGACCTTCCCACCAGGCCTTGCAATTCCTACTATGcacaagcacctactatgttcaagGCCTGGTGTTGAGAAATGAAGACAGGAGCTACATCCTTCCTTTGAGGCAGAGAAGTGCATTTACAAGGTAGTCTGAAGAAGGTGGGTGGACCACCAATATGGGTTTGTGGGAGTGGcagtggagggggaggggaggaggaggaggggagggggagaggaggaggggagggggaggaggaggagggcagaAAGCTTGCTGTAGGTGCTGACTTCATTCTTGAGGGAAGCAGCAGATTCTAGGAGGCAAGGATGAAGAGGAGGTTCACCCCTCAGGAAGGGGGTGAAGTTGGGAGATGCGACTGAGTCTGGGGGAGCACCAGCCAGCTAGtgggtggggggcagggaaggggagCAGCATGGCACAGGGGAGGGgcactctcaaagaagacctgtGTTTGAGTCCCACTAgatactttctgtgtgaccctgggcaagtcacttcatttctttgcctcagtttcctcaactgtaaaatggggataataacagtcccagttgttgtgaagattaaatgagacaagatttataaagtacttgGCATGGTGTCTGAATCTTTTGTACTAAATAAAGgctttttcatccattcattccaaTGTTTTCCCATAGTTGCAAGAGAAGTTCTTAGAAGGTGAGGACTCCTCATTTTGGGCCTGTCAGCCCTGGGGCAATGCACTGTAAATCCCAGGAGGCTCAGTTAGCCCCTTTACTTGCACCAGGCAccagaagaaagcaaaaaaaagccAGAGGTTCCTTGCAAAAAATAGACAGCACtttaatcatatacatatatatatatatgtatacacacacacacacacacacacacacacatatattttttgcatttacccaGAGACCCAGGCCAAGAGGGTGAAAAAAGGCTCTAAATTTCTAAAGGGCCTTTACCGACTCAACATTCTATTCTCCCCAAAGCTTCATCTGGGTAAGAGTATGGGGCTGGAAACCCATTCTCTGTCACACAGGGCGAGATCCTAGGACTTTCACATTCTCTGGACTCCTCTTAAATACTTTGACCTTGTCAGGACTCAGGATGGGGAAGGCTGGACACAAGGAAGCCCAGGCTTCTCCCAGATGAGcttcccagggccagtgctctgggGAGGGGAGCCAGGTGGAAGTCACCCGACAAATCTGTGGCAGGGGTAGGCCCCTCCTGCCCTACCCAGTCCCTGCCTGAGGCAGCGGGCATCATGGCTGTCCACAAATAGACCACGGTGGTCAAGCATTCCTCTGTTCTGGTGTGATGTACTGCAGGCCCAGGTGAGAGAAGATGTCTTCCTCTGATGTTGCTGGTAAGGATTCCTTCTGAAAGAGGCAAATGGGGACAAAAAGGAGCCATCAGGGTCTGAGGACTGACTTTATCCCCACAGgggaggaagatgatgatgatgatgtttgttctttgttctcaaagaagaccataacatcagggaggtgacaccaagacaagcatatgaattggatttaagtgagggggggggctatgctaagtcaccagtcttactttctcctccaaagccaactgggtccaatggctagatatgaatcaggacaactagagacgggccctggatgtgaggcaggcagggttaagtgatttgtccaaggtcacattgctaacAAGCGTCTGAGgcggatttgactccagg
This region includes:
- the PGAM2 gene encoding phosphoglycerate mutase 2 isoform X1; this translates as MPTHRLVIVRHGESTWNQENRFCGWFDAELSEKGMEEAKRGAQAIKEAGLEFDICYTSVLKRAIRTLWFILDGVDQMWVPVVRTWRLNERHYGGLTGLNKAETAAKHGEAQVKIWRRSFDIPPPPMDEAHPYHAVISKARRYAGLKPGELPTCESLKDTIARALPFWNEQIAPQIKAGKRVLIAAHGNSLRGIVKHLEDSKEACTKQFLKLSMMRNTGSEQMSTTFQAQSYKKVPVAGMSDEAIMELNLPTGIPIVYELDDHLKPIKPMQFLGDEETVRKAMEAVAAQGKAK
- the PGAM2 gene encoding phosphoglycerate mutase 2 isoform X2, with the translated sequence MPTHRLVIVRHGESTWNQENRFCGWFDAELSEKGMEEAKRGAQAIKEAGLEFDICYTSVLKRAIRTLWFILDGVDQMWVPVVRTWRLNERHYGGLTGLNKAETAAKHGEAQVKIWRRSFDIPPPPMDEAHPYHAVISKARRYAGLKPGELPTCESLKDTIARALPFWNEQIAPQIKAGKRVLIAAHGNSLRGIVKHLEGMSDEAIMELNLPTGIPIVYELDDHLKPIKPMQFLGDEETVRKAMEAVAAQGKAK